GAATGAAACAAGGAGATGTTTCGATGAACCTAATGAAGCGTCTGCTGCCGTTGGCTGCGCTGATAATGGCCATCAGTGTTGCGGATGTGCAGGCCCAGCATGTGCCGAGTCGGGAGCGCGTTGATCCGACATTGCGGCGCAGGACGGAAATTGACGGGAACAATCTGAGAACAAGCGTTTTCAATTTCTGCTTCTCCGGTCGTACCGGCGCCGGTCAGGGAGTTCCGTACGAGTGGCCAAAGAATACCGGGCGTCACTATGTCGCGCTGGTAGCGTTGTTTGTCGGCGGCGAGGTAGTGGATGATACCGGCAGAACAGTCCGCATTGTTGACCTTCCCGCGTTTCGCACAAACCAGGCAACAGGAGGCGACTGGAATATGAATCCCGTCGCGGGGTATTTTAATGTCGCAACCGGGAAGCTCGCAAAGAGCGATGAGCCTGCAACGTGGCCTGCGTTCTGGCCCGACAAGATGTCCGACCCTCAAGACCCGGGTTGGAGCGGAAAGTGGAACGGATTTTTCGGCAAGGATCAATTCAATGCCGATCAGGAAATCTACGCCCGTATCGGCGACGACAACTACAACCGCTACCGTTACACGCCGGATACTACTGATCTCACACGACGCGGATTGGGACTGATCATTGATTATCGTGCGTTGCAGTGGTCGCAGGCTTCCGTTGCGGACGGCGTGTTCTTCATTCATGAAATCAAGAATGACGGAACAAAGGATCTCAAGAAAACAGGTGTAACACTCTGGCTTGCCGATTTCGTCGGCGGCGACGGCGATTCGCAGGACGACACTCCCGGCTTCGACCTGATACTCGACGTGGCTTTCTCCCTTGATGCGGACGGCATCAGTTCAAACCCCGCGTTCGCGAACGCATGTGTCGGCGCTGCGGCGACTCTGTACCTCGAAACTCCCGGCAACGCGGTTGATCGTATTGACAACGACGGCGACAGCCCCGAGTATGGAGACGGGCCGAGAGTACTTCCTTCACTCTTTGAAGCAAGAATACCGGGAACCACGGTGGAAATCTCGGGAGATCAAATAGACAACAATCATAACGGCTTGATCGACGAGGATTCCACCTACATTCCGTTTGGTCAGCAGCGCGGTGTCGGTTTTGCGGATGGTATTGACAACAATGATAACGGAGAGTTACTCAGTCCGGTTGTCACCCAAACGATGATCAACCAGGCGGCGACTGATGCTTGGGGACGCTGGCCTCCGAATCCGGAAAACGATCTCGCATTCTGGCCCGGCAATGATGTCAATTTCCGACAGGAGTCCATTCATCTTATTCAAGTCGGGCCGGAGGATCTCGGCAAGAGGTTCAAGGACAATATCGATAACGACGGCAATTCATACGGCGATTTGCCCGTGGTGACCCAGCAGATGATCGACATTGCGGCAACTGATCCTTACAAGCGATATCGAGTGCCCGGCACCAATGTTATTCTCTACGACCTCGGTCCCGAAGATCTCGGGAAGAAGTACATCAACCGGGATGGCTTGCGCGATGCCGGCGTTGACGAACTCATTGACGAGATGATCGACGAGAGTCGGAATGACGGTATCGATAACGATGGAGACTGGAATCCATTTACTGATGATGTCGGTCTCGACGGCGCGCCGAATACCGGTGACTTCGGAGAGGGTGATGGCATACCCACATCGGGTGTTGGAACGCCGTTCCCCGGCGAACCGAACATCGACAAGACTGACGTTTCCGAGGCCGATCAAATCGGATTGACGAACGTCCAGTATCTCGCAGCCGGCGCCATCAACTTCAGCCAGACAGCCGACATCTTCTTCTGGGCGGAATTCATGATCCCCGGTTCATTTGTGAATCCGGAATTGATCGGGACGGGCGAGTACGATCTGTTTGTGTCATCGGGTCTCTTTCCGCTGAACGCCGGACAGATTGAGCGCATTTCTTTTGCGGTGGTTATGGGCAATGCTGTCCGTTGTCCGGGTAATGCGGACTTCACAGGCGCCAAGGCGGATGCTCTCCGCAAGCGCACGTTTGCGCAACTTGCCTACAACGAGGACTACCAATTCGCACAAGCGCCCCTTGAGCCGACCGTGACCGCCGTCGCGACGACAAATGAACGCGGACGCCCCCAAGTAACATTGTACTGGGATGAAGTTGCGGAAAGCTCGGTCGATAGGTTTCTGGCGGGGATCCCGGGCGTCAACGGCCAGGATTTCGAAGGGTACAGGATTTATCGTGCAACGGATCCCGCGTTTCAAGACGCCCAGAAAATCACCGACGCATACGGCAATCCCGCCCCGTGGCTGAAACCTATTGCGCAGTTCGACCTTGATAACGGAATTCGGGGAGATTCCGCGGCAGTTCCTTTCAACGGCGTTGCATTCTATATGGGAGATGATACGGGGATTCAGCACACATGGACGGACACCACCGTGCAGGCCGGACAACTCTACTACTATGCCGTGCGGGCGTACGACCAAGGGTATCGTCCATTGAACATCTCACCGGCGGAAAGCAATCTTCGCCTGAGCATCGATCCGATTACCGGAAAAGTAAAGGACTTCGGCAAGTCCATTGCCATCATAACGGCGGAGGCTCCCGTTGCAGGTTATATGCCTCCCAATGTGAGTGCCATTATACCCGTAGCCGGAACTGCGACGGGTTCAATAGGGTATCGCATCGTTGATCCTTCGAGGGTTCGTGACAATGCAACGTATCGCATCACATTTGAAGATACAGTGCATATCGGGCGATCGGGCGACCCTGACACGCTGCGAACGAAGTTCTACACTCTTGCGAACGCTACAAACACATCACTTCTTGACACACTCATTGCAAGTCGTCGCCCCACACCGACCGGACTGGATTTGCCGGTCGTTGATGGCGTGCAGCTTGTATTGAACAACGACAGGCGGTTCGGAATGGATACAAGCCGTTCCCGTTACAGTCGAAATAATATGTGGAAGGTGGAGATGCAGGGATGGCGCGAGGGATTTGTCATCGGGAAGCAATATCCTAACGACTACAAGATCATCTTCGGGCCGGTCGGCATTGATACGTCCACGACGTATGATCTGGACGGTCAGGGATTCATTGTGCCTGCTGCGCCGGTGAATTTCACAGTGCGGAACCCTACTACCAATGCGAAGGTTAAGTTCGCATTCTTCGAGAAGGATCCTGCCGGCGGCCCCGGAATCTATTCGGGTCAACTCGATCCCTTCTTCCGGGATAATCTCATCATCCTCGAACCGGATGCGGCAAATAACCTTCTCATCTCTTGGGCGATTGTACCGGATTACGACACGGTACATACTCTCTACACGACCGGCGACACGATCTCGCTGGTAACGTTCAAGAGCTTTGGCAGGAATGATGTGTTCGAATATACAACCAGAGCCCAACGTGTCGATAAGCAGCTTGCGGCTAACAGTCTGGACAAGATCAAGGTTGTTCCGAATCCGTACGTGGCGGCAGCAAACTGGGAACCGCGCAATCCGTTCCCCACGGGTCGGGGGCCGCGTTCTATTCATTTCACACACCTTCCGCAACAATGCACGATTCGCATCTACAATATCAGCGGCGAGCTGGTGGCAACAATCGATCATGACAGTCCCTTGCTCAACGGAACGGCGGAATGGAACCTTCTATCCCGTGACCAGTTGCAGGTTTCCTACGGTGTGTACATCTACCACGTGGAAGCACCCGGCGTCGGGCAGAAGGTCGGCAAATTTGCTGTCATCAAGTAGGAAGGGCAATGAACATGAAAACAATGAACAGATACAGTGTACGTGTTATTCTCCTTGCAGTGTCAATTGCCTCTTCCGGTATTTCGCAACCTGTGACCAAGGTCGGTACCACGGCCGCAAAATTCCTCAGCATCCCGGTGGGTTCACGCGCCATCGGCATGGGCGGGGCGTTCACCGGAATAGCGAATGATGCTTCTGCAATGTATTGGAACCCCGGCGGGATTGCGCGCATTTACCAAACGGAGGCGGTGTTCTACCATTCGGACTGGATAGCCGATATTAAGTTCAATTACGGCGGTGTGGTGATTCCGGTCGGAAGTCTGGGAACAGTGGGTCTTAGCTTCACATCGGTTTCGATGGATGATATGGAGCGAACTACGGAGCTGCAGCCCGAGGGCACAAGCCAGTTTTTCAGCGCCGGGAGCTTTGCGGTTGCGGCCTCCTATGCAAAGAATCTGACGGATTGGTTCTCCATCGGCGGAACCGTGAAATACGTGAACGAACATATCTGGAATTCCAGCGCTACCGGTTTTGCGGTGGATATCGGTACGCTGTTCTCCACACCATTCCCGGGCCTTACATTCGGAGCAGGAATTTCCAATTTCGGGACGAAGATGAACATGACGGGAGACGACTTGTTGGTTCCTGTCGGTGTTTCGAACAACAGCGGCTCGAATCAGAACATCAATGCACGACTCGCCACCGACGATTTCGATTTGCCGCTGACACTCCGGATCGGCCTGGCGTACCAGCCGCTGAACGACGAGGATCAGCAACTCACGTTTGCGGTGGATGCGTATCATCCCAACGATAATTCCGAAAGCATCAATATCGGCGGGGAGTATATCGTGTTCGAGCGGATTGTTGCTCTCCGGGCGGGGTACAAGGGGTTGGGGTTGAAAGGATCTGAAGAAGAACTCACGTTGGGCGCCGGCCTGAACTATGAGATCACACCGGGGCTCAGACTCAAGTTCGACTATGCGTTCCAGAAATTCGGCAGGCTGAGCAACGTGAACAACTTTGCCGTAAGCGTCGTTTTCTAATTCCAACATCAATCCATATACAAGGAGGAGGCAGATTTCATATTCGTTGATGCAATTTTCGAATCACCACGTACCAATTCACAATTTCACAACTACAACAACCAAAGGAGGTCAATATGTACAAAGCATGGTCAATTGCCTTGCTGCTGTTTGCGTTCCTGCTGACCGTCGGTAATGTGGCAGAAGCGCAGAACAATGTTACCTTCAATGTGCGCATGTCGATCAAGATGCTGGAAGGATCGTTCCTCCCCGGCAGCGGCGACATTGTGCGCGTTGCGGGGAGTTTCAACGATTGGGGCAACTCGCTCGATACGTTGCGTGATATCGGCACGGTTGACAGTATCTACGAGAAGACCGTCAGTTTGCCTGCAGGCCAGATCCAATACAAGTACCTCAAGACATTACGGGGAGGATTGGATTGGGAAGGCGGCGACAACCGGACGCATGACGTTGTTGCTGGAAACCAAACCGTATCCCTTGCCTGGTTTGACCACGACTCGATCTACACACCTCCCGCAAACGCCAATGTCACGTTTCGTGTCAACATGCGGGTGAAGATGCTTGAGGGTACATTCCGCCCTGATAGCGGTGATATCGTAAGGGTAGCCGGCAGTTTCAACGACTGGGGTAACTCGCTCGATACATTGAGAGACGCGATACCGACCGACAGTATCTACCAAAAAACAGTTTCGCTTACCGTAGGCCAGAACGTTCAATACAAATTCCTCAAAACCCCGAATCGCGGCGGCTTGGATTGGGAAGGCGGCGACAATAGAACGTACACCGTGGAAGCCGGAGATCAAACGCTTCCGGTTGTCTGGTTTGACTACGATTCCGTGGTGAGCGTGCCTGTCAGCGGAAACGTCACGTACCGTGTCGATATGCGCGCATTGCAGCAAATCGGCTGGTTTGTTCCGCCCGGTGATACTGTGCAGGCTCGCGGCGGTTTCAACAGTTGGGGAGGTACGGCTATGTCCTTGAGTGCGCTGACCGGATTGTACCAGCTCACGCTTCCTTACAATGGCTTCTCCGGCGAGCAATCGGACTACAAATTCTTCCTGCAACTCAACCCTGCAACGGCGGAAACACGCTTTCCCGGATTCAGCACGAACAACGATGGTGTGCAGTATGACCATCCGTACACTCGCGGAGATGGAAATCGCAGACTTACGTTTCCTCAAGTAGGCGGCAACTTCAATACGGATCCGTTCTACTTCAGCGACATCCACCGGTTCGGTACGATGAACAATACGACGGATACCTGCCGGGTAACGATCAGCGTGAATATGGGTCCGGCCACTCGCTACATCGACCCGTTCATTCTTGGGACTGACACGCTGTACCTTCAGTGGCAGGATCAGGCTTGGGTCTTTAATCAAGTAGGAAACCAGGGCGGTGCCCCGTTCCCGTTGCGACGCCTCATGACACGCAACGGTCCGACCGACAGCATCTACTCGACTACATTCAAAGTCCAGGGCAGAACGTATTACGGCATGATGTACAACTATGAGTATGTACATGCCGGCGGCGGTTCGGTTTCCGAGGGTGGCGGGCTTGGAACTCAGAATCCATACCGTTCTCGCTTCATCCAGCCGACAGCGGCGAATACATTCCCCGCTACCTATTCGGCTCCGGTAGATCAATGGCAGAAAGCGGCTCCGCTTCCCGCGGAAGTGCCGCCGTACGGGATAACCAACGTTCGTGAGGACAACGCGCCGGGAATTCCGGTTGTCTATACGTTGAACCAGAACTATCCGAACCCGTTCAATCCTTCAACACGCATCAAATACTCGATTCCCGAGAATGCGAAGGTAACGCTCCGTGTATACAACCTGCTCGGCCAGCAAGTGGCAGAGTTGGTAAACCAGGAGCAAACGAGAGGGAACTACGTTGCGCTGTTCGAAGGCCAGAGTCTCGCATCGGGTGTCTACTTCTACCGTCTCGAGACCAAGAATTTCACAGAAACGAAGAAGATGGTTCTGATGAAATAAGCTGTGGGAGGAAGATAAGTTGTACGAAAGGGATGGACTCCGGTTCATCCCTTTTTATTTTCCGGCCTGCGGTGATGACGTGATCTGTTCGATTTGTTGAAGTAGGTCGCGTGCGTCTTCGTTCCTCGGATTGATTGCCAATGCTCTCTGTATTTCTTGTTTCGCGTCAACGAACCTTCCTAACTTTGCGTATGCAACACCAAACAAGTACCTCGCTGCCGAAGCAGCATCGGCCGGGAGCTTGTCGGTAAACTCCCGGTCAGCGTTGAATACAGCTTGAAACTCCTCCAAGGCGTCTTGGGGCCGCTCGTCCTCAAGATATGTCAATCCGAGTTTGATATGAGCGTAAGGGTTATCTTCGACAGCAATACATGCCTTATATACTTCGACTGACTCCTTGCGCTTTCCCTCCATCCGGTAGTAGTCGGCGATACGGAGAAGAGGATTGTAGGAAAAGGGGATTACCCTTGCAACGGCGTTGCATTCCCTCCGCGCAAAATCGTACTGACCGATGCCGGCGTAATACTCGGCGAGCTGATATCTCGCATCGGACCAGGGGATTCTGTTTTGGACGTACTGTAGAGCGAACTCCTCGACGCGGTTTCGTGGAACAAAATTGAAATCCGTTGTGCCCGCCTGAAAAGGCCAACGTCGTTTGAGGAACTCCACTTTCAGCGCGCCGACAATACTGTCGAACTCCGATACCGTCGAGAGTTCCATCAGTTCTCTGTCGCTTGGCTCGTTCCCTTCCGACCACTCCTGTGGCGTTGCAAGAAGTCCACGACTTCTTACCGTCTCGAACATCGTCTTTGCCATCAGAAAATAGCCCTCGATGTTCGGATGCAGATGTTCCAGAATCAGCTCCCCGCCGATGATTCCGCCGGGGGAACGGGCTGCAAACGCGGAATCAGCGCGGGCAACGGGGACATTGTTTTCCGCGCATGTGGTTCGGAGTAGGTGCTGGAATTCCTCGGTTGCTCTGAATCGCAATGCATCTTTGTCCTTTGCTTCTATCAGGGCGGCGAGAGATTCCCTGTATTTATGAGAGGTGAAGAGAGCCTTCCCGAGTTTGTAGTATGCTTCGGCGTTCATGGTATCGAGTTCAGTTGCTTCGCGATACTTCACTGCCGCATCTGCCGGAAGTGTCGCTTCATCCCCCTCACGGATAAGTCGCTTCCACGCGGCGTGATGTTCCCGGGAGGAGTCTTCGTTGAACACCGACACAAACGGGGGATGATCTTTGAGATTGCTCACCAATGTCGTGAAGACAATCGGGACGTTCTTCTTTTTCGCGACATTAATGATTCGCCTGATGTTATCCCGATAGATTTCCTTCGCTTCATGATAGGTCGAAGATCCGAGCGGGATGGTTTTGGTTGCCGCCATTTGCTGCATCATTGTTCCCACGGGTGTGCCTTGTTCCGACGAGAACAATCGGAATACCCACGCATAGCAATCCCTGAGAAGAAGGAACGACTTGAACTTGAGCAGAGTCAGGGTCAAACGCGTCAACAGCGGGCCTCCGGCAACAGCCACCGTCGATCCTACGCCGTACGCGCCGTAGAATTCATTGTGGCCGACGTACAATACAAAGAGGTCGGGTTCGTACCGGGCAAGTTCATCAATAAAATCAAGAACCACGTAGCTGCCGACGGCGGAGAGGCCGACATTGACGACTTCGATATTGTATTGTGGAAGTGCTGCTCTGAGGCGGTCACGCAGGAATCCCGGGGAAGTTGCGTGAAATTCATACGGAAACCCCGCCATTGTCGATTCGCCAAGACAGAAGACACGTTTGGTATTCGGCTGCTTCTTGATCTCAAACGTATCATCCGCTGGTTCGGGAACCGTTGTTCCGGTTTGCGCGAAATAACGATTTGCCACAGACCGGTTGATAGAGTAGAATTCATTCTTTCCAACCTGCCGCCTGACAACAAGGTCAAGGTCGCCGCCATATTCAAAGAGGCGAAGTGTGACTTCGAGCGTGCCGAAGAAGAGGAGAGGCAAAAGAAGAAGTACTGCCGAGAAGAGAATCTTTCGGGAGGAAGGCAGTTCAGCAGAGGAGCGCGGGTCACGTTGTTTCCGACGTTTTTCCAAATCAGGTACCCTTCGCGGTAAGGAGATCGAGCAATTCACGTGCGGGGGTAAAACCCGGACTTGCTTGAACGGCTTCCCGAAGCTGCTCCAACGCTTTTGCGCGCTGTTGTGCGCGCAAGTGTGTTGCCGCAAGAAGATACAGAGCCTCGGCCTTCTGATCGGGGTTTGATGAGATGCCCACGGCGTTCTGCAAAAATGGTATTGCTACCTCCGGTTCGAGAGCGAGAATGCCCAATGTCTTGTACGCAAACCACGTCTTCTCGACATGCAACGAACGCAGCAATACCGACGCGGCTTCCTGGTTTTGTTGCTGCTTGAGGTACGCTTTGGCCAAGAACAGGTAGGGCGATACATTCAGCGGCAACAATTTCATCAGCGTACGGTATTCACGGATTTCGTTCTCAATATCGCCGCGTCGTTCGTGGTATTGCGCTGCCCTGACGTGAGCTTGCTCCCAAGTCAAGTTTCCTTTTGTCCATTCATGAACGATCAAGCCCAAAGTGTCGGTGTGTGCCGGAGGCGGGACAGGCTTGTCAACGTCAGTGAATGGCCATGACGACGTAAGAACTTGTATTCTACGTTGCGCGGCAAGACGGTCAAGCTCTGTTACGGTTCGACCCTCCCACAACAACTCGTCCGGCGTGGCCGCCCTCCGGTTCCATTCCTCTTGAGTTGCCATGATTTTATGCCAATGCATCATCCACTGATACTCTTTGGCAATCAGGAAATTGCCGAATTCTGTCGGGTGAAGGTGTTCGAGCAACAGTGTCTTTCCGATGAGAGAATCCTCGGCGTTGGCGCGAAACTTCCTCTCTATATCAACAAAGAACATTGTGCTCTCGTCGGCAACTTCACGCATGATTGTATTCAAATCCGTGCTTGCTCTGAATCGCAGCAGATCAAGGTCACGCGCCTTGGTGTATTCCCGTAGCGCGTCGGGCTTCTGGCCTGATGAATCGAGACTCTGAGCAAGCAGAAAGCGCGCATCGGCACGAAGTGAGTCATACGTTGTTGCTTCCACGAAGTTCGTGACAGCGGATGAGAAATTCCCATTTCGAAGGTCGTTGAGTCCGCTTTTGTATACATCATCGAACATCCGCTTCCGGTCTGGTGTAAGGTGGCCGGAAGGTTCAGATACGAATGGCGGCTGGTCACGCAAGTTCGATACCTGCGAGCCGACTAAGACGGGAACGCTATGCTTTCGGCAGAGCTCTCTCAGGTCGACAAGGTTTTGCCGGTAGATGGCGTGAGCCTGCCAATATTCTTCGTTTCCATAAGCGACGTATTGTCCTTTCGCAAGCTGCTCCATCATAGTCCCTCCGGTCTGCTGCGGTGGGGTGTCTTTCCTAAATAACGAGCCTGCCGTGAAGTAAGCATCGCGCATTACGAGGAATATCTTGAGATGAACAGCTTTGAGATACAGCCGGGTCAACCAGCGGGTTGAACCAAGAGTTTCGTTTGACGAGATGCCGAGAGCGCCGTAAAACTCGTTGTGGCCATCATAGACTATCAAGAGATCGGGTTTGTAGGGGAAGATATCCTCGGCAATGTCGAGAACGGTGAAACTATTCGTTGCAGTCATCCCGAGGTTAATTACCTCAATATGACGTTCGGGGAACTTTGCGTGCAGACGATCCCGAAGGTGCGCGGAGAAAGCCCCGCCGAATTGATAGGGGAATCCTGCTGTGGTTGAGCCTCCAAGACAGAAGATCCGGTACGTTGTGTCCGGCTTGCTTGCCAAAAAATAGTCAGGCGCCGTGCTGGGATTGAAGGTGATTGAGGAAAAATATCTCGAAGCAACTTGAGGGTTGACGATGCAATACTCCGTTCCGTTGTGAGTTTCCTTGTTAAATAGACT
This is a stretch of genomic DNA from Bacteroidota bacterium. It encodes these proteins:
- a CDS encoding tetratricopeptide repeat protein is translated as MKKKRPSNATNRNEPEHATLPSSKKRAFAILTLLTPVILLAVAEGSLRVFGYGPNLSLFNKETHNGTEYCIVNPQVASRYFSSITFNPSTAPDYFLASKPDTTYRIFCLGGSTTAGFPYQFGGAFSAHLRDRLHAKFPERHIEVINLGMTATNSFTVLDIAEDIFPYKPDLLIVYDGHNEFYGALGISSNETLGSTRWLTRLYLKAVHLKIFLVMRDAYFTAGSLFRKDTPPQQTGGTMMEQLAKGQYVAYGNEEYWQAHAIYRQNLVDLRELCRKHSVPVLVGSQVSNLRDQPPFVSEPSGHLTPDRKRMFDDVYKSGLNDLRNGNFSSAVTNFVEATTYDSLRADARFLLAQSLDSSGQKPDALREYTKARDLDLLRFRASTDLNTIMREVADESTMFFVDIERKFRANAEDSLIGKTLLLEHLHPTEFGNFLIAKEYQWMMHWHKIMATQEEWNRRAATPDELLWEGRTVTELDRLAAQRRIQVLTSSWPFTDVDKPVPPPAHTDTLGLIVHEWTKGNLTWEQAHVRAAQYHERRGDIENEIREYRTLMKLLPLNVSPYLFLAKAYLKQQQNQEAASVLLRSLHVEKTWFAYKTLGILALEPEVAIPFLQNAVGISSNPDQKAEALYLLAATHLRAQQRAKALEQLREAVQASPGFTPARELLDLLTAKGT
- a CDS encoding PorV/PorQ family protein, with protein sequence MNMKTMNRYSVRVILLAVSIASSGISQPVTKVGTTAAKFLSIPVGSRAIGMGGAFTGIANDASAMYWNPGGIARIYQTEAVFYHSDWIADIKFNYGGVVIPVGSLGTVGLSFTSVSMDDMERTTELQPEGTSQFFSAGSFAVAASYAKNLTDWFSIGGTVKYVNEHIWNSSATGFAVDIGTLFSTPFPGLTFGAGISNFGTKMNMTGDDLLVPVGVSNNSGSNQNINARLATDDFDLPLTLRIGLAYQPLNDEDQQLTFAVDAYHPNDNSESINIGGEYIVFERIVALRAGYKGLGLKGSEEELTLGAGLNYEITPGLRLKFDYAFQKFGRLSNVNNFAVSVVF
- a CDS encoding T9SS type A sorting domain-containing protein, which gives rise to MYKAWSIALLLFAFLLTVGNVAEAQNNVTFNVRMSIKMLEGSFLPGSGDIVRVAGSFNDWGNSLDTLRDIGTVDSIYEKTVSLPAGQIQYKYLKTLRGGLDWEGGDNRTHDVVAGNQTVSLAWFDHDSIYTPPANANVTFRVNMRVKMLEGTFRPDSGDIVRVAGSFNDWGNSLDTLRDAIPTDSIYQKTVSLTVGQNVQYKFLKTPNRGGLDWEGGDNRTYTVEAGDQTLPVVWFDYDSVVSVPVSGNVTYRVDMRALQQIGWFVPPGDTVQARGGFNSWGGTAMSLSALTGLYQLTLPYNGFSGEQSDYKFFLQLNPATAETRFPGFSTNNDGVQYDHPYTRGDGNRRLTFPQVGGNFNTDPFYFSDIHRFGTMNNTTDTCRVTISVNMGPATRYIDPFILGTDTLYLQWQDQAWVFNQVGNQGGAPFPLRRLMTRNGPTDSIYSTTFKVQGRTYYGMMYNYEYVHAGGGSVSEGGGLGTQNPYRSRFIQPTAANTFPATYSAPVDQWQKAAPLPAEVPPYGITNVREDNAPGIPVVYTLNQNYPNPFNPSTRIKYSIPENAKVTLRVYNLLGQQVAELVNQEQTRGNYVALFEGQSLASGVYFYRLETKNFTETKKMVLMK
- a CDS encoding tetratricopeptide repeat protein → MEKRRKQRDPRSSAELPSSRKILFSAVLLLLPLLFFGTLEVTLRLFEYGGDLDLVVRRQVGKNEFYSINRSVANRYFAQTGTTVPEPADDTFEIKKQPNTKRVFCLGESTMAGFPYEFHATSPGFLRDRLRAALPQYNIEVVNVGLSAVGSYVVLDFIDELARYEPDLFVLYVGHNEFYGAYGVGSTVAVAGGPLLTRLTLTLLKFKSFLLLRDCYAWVFRLFSSEQGTPVGTMMQQMAATKTIPLGSSTYHEAKEIYRDNIRRIINVAKKKNVPIVFTTLVSNLKDHPPFVSVFNEDSSREHHAAWKRLIREGDEATLPADAAVKYREATELDTMNAEAYYKLGKALFTSHKYRESLAALIEAKDKDALRFRATEEFQHLLRTTCAENNVPVARADSAFAARSPGGIIGGELILEHLHPNIEGYFLMAKTMFETVRSRGLLATPQEWSEGNEPSDRELMELSTVSEFDSIVGALKVEFLKRRWPFQAGTTDFNFVPRNRVEEFALQYVQNRIPWSDARYQLAEYYAGIGQYDFARRECNAVARVIPFSYNPLLRIADYYRMEGKRKESVEVYKACIAVEDNPYAHIKLGLTYLEDERPQDALEEFQAVFNADREFTDKLPADAASAARYLFGVAYAKLGRFVDAKQEIQRALAINPRNEDARDLLQQIEQITSSPQAGK